One part of the Mycetohabitans rhizoxinica HKI 454 genome encodes these proteins:
- the istB gene encoding IS21-like element ISBmu3 family helper ATPase IstB, translated as MLMQQTLTQLKSLKLDGMARAFEEQAALTASASLSFEERFGIVVERELAWRDTRRLERLLKSAKLKNPQACIEDIEYRQSRGIDKSVVAALASCDWIRNAQNLILTGPTGAGKTWIACAFGQQACRQGFSVSYVRVARLFEELKIAHGDGSFTRQLAQLAKMDVLLLDDWGLQDLDQTARNDLLEVLDDRFGTRSTIITSQLPLEHWHAWLQDPTLADAILDRLVHQAHKLPLKGESMRKTSAKQSSAS; from the coding sequence ATGTTGATGCAGCAAACCTTAACCCAGCTTAAATCCCTAAAGCTCGACGGCATGGCTCGCGCGTTTGAGGAACAGGCGGCGTTGACCGCCAGCGCCAGCCTGTCGTTCGAAGAGCGCTTCGGCATAGTCGTCGAACGCGAACTCGCCTGGCGCGATACACGGCGGCTCGAACGGCTGCTGAAGTCTGCCAAACTCAAGAATCCCCAAGCCTGCATCGAGGACATCGAGTACCGGCAGAGCCGCGGTATCGACAAGAGCGTCGTTGCTGCACTCGCCAGCTGCGACTGGATCCGCAATGCGCAGAACCTCATCCTGACGGGGCCAACCGGCGCTGGGAAAACGTGGATCGCTTGTGCGTTCGGGCAACAGGCCTGCCGACAAGGATTCTCTGTGTCGTACGTCCGTGTTGCCCGCCTGTTCGAGGAATTGAAGATCGCCCATGGCGACGGCAGCTTCACGCGGCAGCTCGCGCAGCTCGCCAAGATGGACGTCTTGCTGCTCGACGACTGGGGGCTGCAGGATCTCGATCAGACCGCCCGAAATGATCTACTTGAAGTACTCGACGATCGCTTTGGCACCCGCTCCACGATCATTACCAGCCAACTACCACTGGAACACTGGCACGCATGGTTGCAGGACCCGACGCTTGCCGACGCGATCCTCGATCGGCTCGTCCATCAGGCCCACAAGCTGCCATTGAAGGGTGAATCGATGCGAAAGACCAGCGCCAAGCAATCCTCCGCATCCTGA